A section of the Leptospira terpstrae serovar Hualin str. LT 11-33 = ATCC 700639 genome encodes:
- a CDS encoding cupin domain-containing protein, with the protein MATIQRKTETLQDADAIKAFLVSKGLVYEFYKTPESLDLILGQKGLNDAEKNEVLSGLEYRFDQLKKEHGYKANDLVVLHDEVPGIQDMLAKFDKLHIHTDEEVRYIIDGSGIFGFIIDGERFEVHVSKGDFLSIPANTNHWFTLDKNLRIKAVRYFKDNSGWTPVYVDESKVLINA; encoded by the coding sequence ATGGCAACCATTCAAAGAAAGACAGAAACTCTCCAAGATGCAGATGCGATCAAGGCGTTCCTTGTTTCCAAGGGACTTGTGTATGAATTCTATAAAACACCAGAGTCTTTGGATTTGATCCTCGGACAAAAGGGCCTAAACGATGCCGAAAAAAACGAAGTCCTTTCTGGATTAGAATACCGATTTGACCAATTGAAAAAAGAACATGGCTATAAGGCCAATGATCTCGTGGTCCTTCATGATGAAGTTCCTGGAATTCAGGATATGTTAGCAAAGTTTGATAAACTTCATATCCATACGGATGAAGAAGTGCGTTATATCATTGATGGCAGTGGAATTTTTGGATTTATTATCGATGGAGAGAGATTTGAAGTTCATGTCAGTAAGGGAGATTTCCTTTCCATCCCTGCCAATACCAACCACTGGTTTACTCTCGACAAAAATTTAAGAATCAAAGCAGTTCGTTACTTCAAAGACAATTCAGGTTGGACTCCCGTCTACGTAGACGAGTCTAAAGTTTTGATTAACGCCTAA